The nucleotide sequence ACCGACTATTTCCCTCCTATTTTTATAAAAAAAACTTTTGTCCTTAAAAAGCTCTTTTACATGATTTATGTTTTTTGCATTTTCAAGATTCACGCCTGACATCAAAATAATGGCAGGATTTAGTGCTATTACCGTTCCATCTGTGTGTGTCAGCACCAGGCCATCTTGAGAGCTCTCCCAGACATTCCTAAATTGGTCTTCTGCAGTTTTTATCACCAAATTCTTCTCATCAATACTTTTCTTAAGCAAGCCTTGTTCTTTGAATTGATTGACGATCATGTTCAATCCAAAACCTATCATCAAGAAAAAAAACATGAGCAAGCCGATAAACCAAAATTGTAAGTAAACAGGTTTTACAACAGAAAAACTATCTGAATAAGCCATCTCTGACTCAAATTGGCCTCCCAAACTTGCCTTAAGAACCAGTTGATAATCCCCCGCGGGGAGATTATTAAATTGCAGGAAATTCGTCCTGGGATTAATAGAAGTCTGCCAGTCCTCATGCAAGCCCAACAGCTTATAGCTCACAGTAAAATTATCCAACTCCAAAAAGCTGATAGCACTAAATTCGATGGAGACATTATTGAAAGCATACGGAATTTTATCGATGTTAATATCTCCATCAGTAGTCCCCAAGACCTTAATATTTCCAACCGACACCATTGGGTTAACCACATAATCTTCATCCTCCTGGGCCATATAAATGGACAGGCCGTTTTGGGTTCCGATCATTACCTGCCCTTCGTCACCTTTAATCAATGCTCCTCTATTGATTTCATTCCCCGAAAGTCCATTTTGAGCATCAAAAAGTCTGATTGTTTCCCCGTTCAACAATGTAACTCCCTGATCTGTGCCGATCCACAAATGTCCTCTCGTATCATTTAACAAGGCATAGACAGGACGGTTAATTTTCTGATTTTTCACAATATAATCCCGTGCTTCTCCATCTCGTACGACCTTCAATCCTTCTGGAGTACCCAGAACCATTTCACCTTTAAAATAAGTCCAATCATACCCTCTGAACATCACCACTTTCTCATTTTGGATGATTTGCTGTTCTTCATAAAGCGAGCCCAAAGTCATCAGAACAAACCTGCCATCTTTATCCTTATTGATCTTCCTCACCCCCAAAGGGGCCTTTCCCGTCAGTTCCTTAAAAAATGAATCTGTAATATCTCTTTTAAACAGTGCTGCGCCTTTTGTGTAAATGTTCGATTTATAGACCTTTAAACCTGCCACTATATACAAATCCTCTCCATCAATAAAAATATTAGCCACAATCCTATCGCTGGGACATTTATAGAAGACAGCCTCCTTCTTTTCTGGATCAAATCTCCCCACTCCTCTAACAGAAGACGCAATCCAAACAATTCCTCTTCCGTCCCTATGAAAGCTAGTCACCCTATTTTTGGGCTCACCAAGCTCCCCGTCTCCCTTTGATTCATATAGCAATTTCTCATCCTTCCAATACTGAATGCCATTATTAAAGCCAAATAAAAAATCTTTCTCTCCAAGTTTTTCAATTGCAGAAACTTCCTGTTCCATAAATCCATCCTGCAAACCGAAATTTTGGAACCTCAAATTTGGGAGATTGACTACCCCCCTTATTGTTCCTATCCAAATAATATTTTCCCTGTCTACCAAAGCAGTATTGATATAATATGCCTTCAGTGCATCAAAAGAGGTGATTTCCAGAACACCATTATTTTTAGGGTTGTACTTAAAAAGCTGCGAAGAATAGAAAAAATATACTTGACCTTTTTTCACCTGCAATCCAAATTGTTTTTGGGGAGCATAACTAACTTTGGAAAAACCTTGGTGAACTATTTCAGTGGCCTCATAAGGATCCTTACCTTTGGCCAGAAAATCACTCCCCAAAAAGTAATAATTTTCATCCTCCTTATTATAGGCTATTTGGCCAATACACCCAGGCAATAATTCGTAATCATATTGGATCACTGAAAGCGTTCCATTTTTTAGCCGATAGGCCGATTTTTTAAAATAAAGGACAAAATCATCTTTATCACATTGATAAACCGACATCAGCTCCCCCTGTGTCTCCCTTTCAATAAAAAAATATTCCCAATTCGGATTGGTCATATTGGTAATTCCCAGCAAATCTTTTTTATAAATAAAAAGTTTCTTTCTGCCCTTTGAACCCAATATTTCAAGTTTTATATAGCCAACACTTCCTCCATCCGTAATTTCGGTGGGTAAATCAAACGTATGCCATTCTTCCTCCTCAAAATAATACACCTTAGGAATGCCGGCACTATTATACACCCAAACAAGCCCATCTTCATCTACCTTCACGCCTAAATTGTTTCCTAGACTTTCTTCGACATTTTTGGGCAGGGAATAGGTATTGATCCCATCAGAATAAAAAATCCCCCTATCTGTAGCGAACCACATTCTCCCTTCTAAATCCTGCGCCACTTCAAAAATATTTTCTGTGGGTAAGGCCAAGCTCTTTATTTGCTTGTTAACCTGAAATGATTGGGAAAATGCCATGCCATAAAGCAATGACATCAATAGAATTAGGATCTTCTTTTTCATCATAGCCAATAACTAAATTATAAAAAGAATTCATTGGATTGAATTAAATTTGACATTGTTTCCTCATTTCTTTTTGTACTAGGCCTTAATCTTATATTTTTGTAATCGAACTTTAAAAATAGCATCACATGAGTGTTTTAGTAAATAAAGATTCTAAGGTAATCGTGCAGGGCTTCACTGGATCGGAAGGTTCATTCCATGCGCAACAAATGATAGAGTATGGCACTAACCTAGTAGGTGGTGTCACTCCAGGAAAAGGAGGAAATACACACTTAGGTAAGCCAGTCTTCAATTCAGTAGCGGAAGCTGTAGATAAAACTGGTGCAGATACTTCCATTATTTTCGTTCCACCAGCTTTTGCAGCGGATGCGATCATGGAAGCAGCTGATGCAGGTATTAAAGTAATCATCGCTATTACTGAAGGCATTCCTGTCAAGGACATGATGATGGCAAAACCTTATATCAAAGAAAGAGGGGCAACATTGATCGGCCCTAACTGTCCAGGTGTGATCACTCCTGGAGAGGCCAAAGTAGGTATTATGCCTGGTTTCGTATTTAAGCAAGGTAGAGTAGGTATCGTATCCAAATCTGGAACACTCACCTATGAAGCAGCCGACCAAATTGCAAAAGCAGGTTTAGGAGTATCTACTGCAATAGGTATTGGTGGTGACCCTATCATTGGCACGTCAACCAAAGATGCAGTAAAATTGTTAATGGAAGATCCTGAGACAGATGCTATCGTAATGATCGGAGAAATCGGAGGTAACTATGAAGCTGAAGCAGCTAAATGGATTAAGGCTGACGGCAATAAAAAACCAGTTGTAGGATTTATCGCTGGCCAAACAGCCCCTCCAGGTAGAAGAATGGGACATGCTGGTGCAATCATCGGTGGCGCTGACGACACTGCTGCGGCCAAAATGAGAATTATGAGAGAAAACGGCATTAATGTCGCTGAATCTCCTGCTGAAATTGGTGAAGTAATGGCCCAAGCATTGAATGTAAAGGCTTAGTTATAAGTAGTTCAATACTTCAATAGAAAGGCGCAAAAATTAAAAACTTTGCGCCTTTCTATTTATCAATATTCTATATCTCTTAGCCAGCCGGTTATACTGATCCTTGACTTATTAGTAGTCAGTACTTCGTGTGGAATCTCTCCGCTCATAAATACGACTAACTTACCTCCTTCAGGATAAACATCCATGATTTCTTCATTCCCATCTCCCATTGGAAGATACATTCGCAATGCACCGCCATCTTCTTTGGACCATGAATCATTCAAATATAGTATGACAGTCACAACCCTGTATTTTACGTTTTGAAACTGATCCAAATGCCTGAGGTAAAAAGAACCTGGAGGATACATAGAAAAATGCGCTTCGAATGACCGAAGTCCCAAAAAACACCTTTGGTTAATCTCTCGACGCAATGCTTCCATCTTATCCCAATACACCTCTTGCAACTCAGTCAAATTAATCGGATCCAACCAAAAAACCTTATCACTTCTGATTTCAGGCCGTATCCTAAAAGCCTCTCCTTTTCCTATTCCCGCATGTCTAAATTGGCCATGCACCAATATTTCCTGCTGTTCATGCAACAATTCCTTTCTAAATTCGTCAGAAATAAAATTCTCAGCTATATACCATCCTTGATCATAAAGTCCATTTACTATGGCCTCATACAGGTTTTCCATACTTGATGTATTTTTGCTGGCAAAAATACATCAATAATTTTCCAAAAAAGCATAATTTTGTATTGAAATAACTCATTATTAATTACTCAGATAAAACATTCATCAAGCGAAGCTAAAATGTTCCTAAAATCAGACGATATAAAAAGACTCGAAATAGATTTTAATTCAGGAGTAGTCCCCCCTCCTTTCAGCCATGTATTTAAATTGAAACTTGGCTTTGAAAAAGACTTTATCAATACCCAATTTACTATTCAATATACCGATCGAGATGAGCTTTCCGAAGAAGAAATTATTGCAGAAGGATTTAATCTTGACGATGATTTTGATTTTATAGGGGAGGTAGCCCCCATTTGGGAACAGCCATTCAAAGAATTATACACTGCCAGCAAATGGTCCAATAAAAAGGAACTGGATGATAATGGGGGAATCAAGATATTTGCAAAAGATATCCATGGTAAAATTGCCAGAAGTATCCCCACCAACCAAGACGAGTGGCACATGCTCGCTCAAGAATACATTCAGGCCATTTTTGAAATCACTAAAAAAGAAGCCCCATTGACTATTCGGTACAGAAAGGTGACCAAAGAAAACACCACTGATTACACGCTTACAGTTAAGTTTTCAGTAAGAAAGGTTATCGTTGAAATAAATGGATCGATCAAGGAAATGGACTGGGAGGAAAGCAGGGAATTACTCTCCAATATTTACTTGCCTGACTATGATTATGAAATTGCCTCAGAATCAATCCCTAAGAAACGGGGAGAATATATTGATTGCGGAGATGGAGTTTGGCACAAATTTGGCAAAGGAGTAACTAACCTTGACGATAACTTTGATGCAATATCATTGGTCCAAAAGGGTTTTGAAAATTTAAACCAACTATAATATTTGTTATGAAAACTTTTAAATCAGTACTAGGAATTATTTTAAGTTCTGCCATTTTGTTTAGTTGTGCAGACTGGAGCAACACTGGTAAAGGAGCCGCCATAGGTGGTGGTGCTGGTGGAGCAATTGGCGGGCTAATTGGCTCAAAAAAAGGTAATACTGCTGCCGGAGCAGTAATTGGTGCAGCCGTAGGCGGAGCCGCTGGGGCTGCCATTGGCAAATATATGGACAAGCAGGCCGAAGAAATGGAAGCCATTGAGGATGCTGAAGTAGAAAGAGTTGGTGAAGGAATCCAGCTTACCTTTGATTCTGGAATTCTATTTGGATTTGACTCTTATCAGCTTACCCCTAGCGCTCAGGAAAACGTCATGAAACTTGCCAAAATCCTAAACGATTACCCTGACACGAACATTATGATAAATGGCCATACAGATAGTAAGGGTAGCGATGAATACAACCAGGATCTTTCAGAAAAAAGGGCCAGTTCTGTAGCTAATTACTTAAAAATGCAAGGAATTAACAATATAAGATTGACAACTGTAGGTCACGGTGAAAGCATGCCTGTAGCAACAAACGACACCGATGCTGGCAGAGCGGAAAATAGACGAGTGGAAGTAGCGATTACTGCAACGGATGAATTAGTTGAAAAAGCTGAAAATGGAGAACTGGATAGCATGTAATGCTGCTGACCCTTTACCATTTTAATAAATAAGGCGGCTAAATTTTAGCCGCCTTTCTTTTTTATCTTCCTACTCGAGATTGCATTTCAGGGATAATCCCTTCATATTTTCTTAAGATCCTATCCCATTCTCTAAAAGCTTCATCTGTCTTTACGGAAGCTCCTTTTGCATTGGTATATTCACTGACCAGCTTCACCTTATATTCCAAAGGACTAGTATTCCCTAATTTTACGATACACCTTGATCTAACCATGGAACCATTGAAGTTTTGAGCTACCCATGCTGTCCTCAAGTATCCAGTTTCTCTGTCGGTAGTTTCAATTACATCAAAATAGGAAGTAATGATCCTCGACAACAACTTCCATGTTTCTAACTCATTACCACTAGGCTTAAGGCTAATGTCTACATTAGCGATATCTGAACTGGAAGA is from Echinicola marina and encodes:
- a CDS encoding sensor histidine kinase; the encoded protein is MMKKKILILLMSLLYGMAFSQSFQVNKQIKSLALPTENIFEVAQDLEGRMWFATDRGIFYSDGINTYSLPKNVEESLGNNLGVKVDEDGLVWVYNSAGIPKVYYFEEEEWHTFDLPTEITDGGSVGYIKLEILGSKGRKKLFIYKKDLLGITNMTNPNWEYFFIERETQGELMSVYQCDKDDFVLYFKKSAYRLKNGTLSVIQYDYELLPGCIGQIAYNKEDENYYFLGSDFLAKGKDPYEATEIVHQGFSKVSYAPQKQFGLQVKKGQVYFFYSSQLFKYNPKNNGVLEITSFDALKAYYINTALVDRENIIWIGTIRGVVNLPNLRFQNFGLQDGFMEQEVSAIEKLGEKDFLFGFNNGIQYWKDEKLLYESKGDGELGEPKNRVTSFHRDGRGIVWIASSVRGVGRFDPEKKEAVFYKCPSDRIVANIFIDGEDLYIVAGLKVYKSNIYTKGAALFKRDITDSFFKELTGKAPLGVRKINKDKDGRFVLMTLGSLYEEQQIIQNEKVVMFRGYDWTYFKGEMVLGTPEGLKVVRDGEARDYIVKNQKINRPVYALLNDTRGHLWIGTDQGVTLLNGETIRLFDAQNGLSGNEINRGALIKGDEGQVMIGTQNGLSIYMAQEDEDYVVNPMVSVGNIKVLGTTDGDINIDKIPYAFNNVSIEFSAISFLELDNFTVSYKLLGLHEDWQTSINPRTNFLQFNNLPAGDYQLVLKASLGGQFESEMAYSDSFSVVKPVYLQFWFIGLLMFFFLMIGFGLNMIVNQFKEQGLLKKSIDEKNLVIKTAEDQFRNVWESSQDGLVLTHTDGTVIALNPAIILMSGVNLENAKNINHVKELFKDKSFFYKNRREIVGMLRKTDGEGGSFEVDIPFYSALKSIELFVTRVNPKNEEHEVILIVFRDVTDKKIYEKGLKEAKEKAEEANRIKTNFLSSMSHEIRTPLNGILGSTENIILQNPNNQALIGQLEIIMESGERLLNTINSILDMSKIEANKMEVVYEETNVNDFLSKILLPLKTLAIKKNLLLTAKFETKPLIVNVDKRYLEMIVNNIVGNAIKYSNEGLIQINVKKHNRHICLCVKDMGIGMSEEFVKNIYQPFEQESGGYDRKFEGTGLGLSITKNLVEILGGSIEIESVQKEGTTVRVKLPIN
- the sucD gene encoding succinate--CoA ligase subunit alpha; its protein translation is MSVLVNKDSKVIVQGFTGSEGSFHAQQMIEYGTNLVGGVTPGKGGNTHLGKPVFNSVAEAVDKTGADTSIIFVPPAFAADAIMEAADAGIKVIIAITEGIPVKDMMMAKPYIKERGATLIGPNCPGVITPGEAKVGIMPGFVFKQGRVGIVSKSGTLTYEAADQIAKAGLGVSTAIGIGGDPIIGTSTKDAVKLLMEDPETDAIVMIGEIGGNYEAEAAKWIKADGNKKPVVGFIAGQTAPPGRRMGHAGAIIGGADDTAAAKMRIMRENGINVAESPAEIGEVMAQALNVKA
- a CDS encoding 2OG-Fe(II) oxygenase, which translates into the protein MENLYEAIVNGLYDQGWYIAENFISDEFRKELLHEQQEILVHGQFRHAGIGKGEAFRIRPEIRSDKVFWLDPINLTELQEVYWDKMEALRREINQRCFLGLRSFEAHFSMYPPGSFYLRHLDQFQNVKYRVVTVILYLNDSWSKEDGGALRMYLPMGDGNEEIMDVYPEGGKLVVFMSGEIPHEVLTTNKSRISITGWLRDIEY
- a CDS encoding OmpA family protein, with protein sequence MKTFKSVLGIILSSAILFSCADWSNTGKGAAIGGGAGGAIGGLIGSKKGNTAAGAVIGAAVGGAAGAAIGKYMDKQAEEMEAIEDAEVERVGEGIQLTFDSGILFGFDSYQLTPSAQENVMKLAKILNDYPDTNIMINGHTDSKGSDEYNQDLSEKRASSVANYLKMQGINNIRLTTVGHGESMPVATNDTDAGRAENRRVEVAITATDELVEKAENGELDSM